In the genome of Syntrophales bacterium, the window CTGTCCAGGTAATCGTTTTCACTGGACAGACTCACTTCTTTCATTGCCAGGTACTCGTCAAAGTCCTGCATCACGTCGATGATGCCGTCCGGAGTGAATTCGACAATTCTGTTTGCCACGGTGGATACAAATTGATGATCATGGGAAGTAAAGAGCGCCACCTCTGGAAAGGCCATCAGGGCGTTATTCAAAGAGGTGATTGACTCAAGATCGAGATGGTTGGTGGGCTCATCCAGAATGAGGGCGTTGGCATCGGAGAGCATCATCTTGGAGATCATGCAGCGCACCCGTTCACCACCGGAGAGGACAGAGGTCTTTTTCATCGCCTCCTCTCCGGAAAAAAGCATTTTGCCCAGGAACCCCCGGACAAAACTTTCATCCTCCTGAGGAGGTGCAAACTGGCGCAGCCAGCCGACAAGATCAAGCTCCTCATTATTGAAATACGCATTATTCTCTTTCGGGAAATAGGCGTTGCGGATGGTCACTCCCCAGCGGAAGCTTCCTTTATCCGGCTCAAACTCCCCGGCCAGAATCTGGAACAGTGTGGTTTTTGCAAGGCTGTTAGCACCGACGAAGGCGATCTTGTCGCCCTTGTTGACAGTGAGGGTGAGATCCTTAAACATGGAAACCCCGTCGATCTCTTTGGAAAGACCTTTGATCTCCAGAACTATGTCACCACAGGGCCGTTCCGGCTTAAAGACGATGTAGGGATATTTTCGGGAGGA includes:
- a CDS encoding ATP-binding cassette domain-containing protein is translated as EAAVLLNGLGIPEEMRQKKMKELDGSDKVRVLLAQALFGNPDILLLDEPSNQLDLKTITWVEEFLSRFQNTVIIVSHDRHFLNQVCTHVADIDYGKIQVYTGNYDFWYQASQLNFRQKEAEGKKTKTKAEELKEFIRRFSSNASKAKQATSRKKLLEKLTIENMPISSRKYPYIVFKPERPCGDIVLEIKGLSKEIDGVSMFKDLTLTVNKGDKIAFVGANSLAKTTLFQILAGEFEPDKGSFRWGVTIRNAYFPKENNAYFNNEELDLVGWLRQFAPPQEDESFVRGFLGKMLFSGEEAMKKTSVLSGGERVRCMISKMMLSDANALILDEPTNHLDLESITSLNNALMAFPEVALFTSHDHQFVSTVANRIVEFTPDGIIDVMQDFDEYLAMKEVSLSSENDYLDRQAAM